A region of Micromonospora chokoriensis DNA encodes the following proteins:
- a CDS encoding FadR/GntR family transcriptional regulator, translated as MEPSSGEGAVAPAESGLHARVLDHLGTAICGGELAPGAVLNIDELVDRYAVSRSVVREVLRVLASIGFIEARRRVGVMILPASAWNVFDPQVIRWRLASAGRVAQLRSITELRTAVEPHAAFLAATRIGHDEASDLVGLAAKMWAAGEAGDEERFLHLDIEFHRRVLLASGNEMFVRLQDLVAEVLTGRHRHHLMPHHPHRQALQMHADVAQAIQRRDGDRARQAMVRLMGQAFDEMKSLWEQTGMPGRGHDPNP; from the coding sequence GTGGAACCGTCCTCAGGAGAGGGTGCCGTCGCCCCCGCCGAGTCAGGGCTGCACGCCCGCGTCCTCGACCACCTCGGCACCGCGATCTGCGGCGGCGAACTGGCGCCCGGGGCGGTCCTCAACATCGACGAGCTGGTCGACAGGTACGCCGTCTCCCGCTCGGTCGTCCGCGAGGTGCTGCGGGTCCTGGCCTCCATCGGCTTCATCGAGGCGCGCCGCCGCGTCGGCGTGATGATCCTGCCGGCGAGCGCGTGGAACGTCTTCGACCCACAGGTGATCCGCTGGCGTCTCGCGTCCGCCGGCCGGGTGGCTCAGCTCCGGTCGATCACCGAGCTACGCACCGCCGTCGAGCCGCACGCCGCCTTCCTGGCCGCGACGCGGATCGGCCACGACGAGGCGAGCGATCTGGTCGGGCTGGCTGCCAAGATGTGGGCGGCCGGTGAGGCCGGCGACGAGGAACGCTTCCTGCACCTCGACATCGAGTTCCACCGGCGGGTGCTGCTCGCCTCCGGCAACGAGATGTTCGTCCGGCTTCAGGATCTGGTCGCGGAGGTGCTGACCGGTCGACACCGGCACCACCTCATGCCGCACCACCCTCACCGACAGGCCCTCCAGATGCACGCGGACGTCGCCCAGGCGATCCAGCGGCGCGACGGCGATCGGGCCCGGCAGGCGATGGTGCGCTTGATGGGGCAGGCCTTCGACGAGATGAAGTCACTATGGGAGCAGACCGGCATGCCCGGCCGGGGCCACGACCCGAACCCATAA